In one window of Electrophorus electricus isolate fEleEle1 chromosome 15, fEleEle1.pri, whole genome shotgun sequence DNA:
- the cul5a gene encoding cullin-5a encodes MAMSNLLKNKGSLQFEDKWDLMRPIVLKLLRQESVTKQQWFDLFSDVHAVCLWDDKGPAKIHQALKEDILDFIKQAQARVLSHQDDTALLKAYIVEWRKFFTQCDILPKPFCQLEITLMGKQGSNKKSNVEDSIVRKLMLDTWNESIFSNIKNRLQDSAMKLVHAERLGEAFDSQLVIGVRESYVNLCSNPDDKLQIYRDNFEKAYLDSTERFYRTQAPSYLQQNGVQNYMKYADAKLREEEKRALRYLETRRECNSVQALMECCVNALVTSFKETILAECPGMIKRNETDKLHLMFSLMDKVPSGIEPMLKDLEEHIISAGLADMVAAAETITTDSEKYVEQLLTLFNRFSKLVKEAFQDDPRFLTARDKAYKAVVNDATIFKLELPMKQKGVGLKTQPESKCPELLANYCDMLLRKTPLSKKLTSEEIELKLKEVLLVLKYVQNKDVFMRYHKAHLTRRLILDISADSEIEENMVEWLREVGMPADYVNKLARMFQDIKVSEDLNQVFKEMHKHNKLALPADSVNIKILNAGAWSRSSEKVFVSLPTELEDLIPEVEDFYKKNHSGRKLHWHHLMSNGIITFKNEVGQYDLEVTTFQLAVLFAWNQRPREKISFENLKLATELPDAELRRTLWSLVAFPKLKRQVLSYEPQVNSPKDFTDSTLFFVNQEFSLIKNSKVQKRGKINLIGRLQLTTERMREEENEGIVQLRILRTQEAIIQIMKMRKKITNAQLQTELVEILKNMFLPQKKMIKEQIEWLIEHKYIKRDESDINTFIYMA; translated from the exons AACAAAGGGTCCCTCCAGTTTGAGGACAAGTGGGACCTGATGCGGCCGATTGTTCTTAAGTTACTTCGCCAGGAGTCTGTAACCAAGCAGCAGTGGTTTGATCTCTTCTC agaTGTTCATGCAGTCTGTCTATGGGACGACAAAGGCCCAGCTAAGATCCACCAGGCTCTTAAAGAGGACATCTTAGATTTCATAAAGCAAGCACAGGCG AGGGTCCTTAGTCACCAAGATGACACTGCCCTCCTAAAGGCATACATTGTGGAGTGGAGGAAGTTCTTCACGCAGTGCGACATTCTGCCTAAGCCATTTTGCCAGCTTGAGATCACCCTGATGGGCAAGCAAGGAAGCAACAAGAAGTCCAACGTTGAAGACAGCATCGTACGCAAG CTGATGTTGGACACTTGGAATGAATCCATCTTCTCCAACATTAAGAACAGGTTGCAGGATAGTGCGATGAAGCTGGTCCATGCCGAAAGACTTGGAGAGGCCTTTGACTCTCAGCTGGTCATCGGTGTACGCGAGTCCTATG TGAACCTGTGTTCCAACCCTGATGATAAGTTGCAGATCTACAGGGATAACTTTGAAAAGGCCTACCTAGATTCGACCGAAAGGTTCTACAGGACACAGGCACCATCTTACCTGCAGCAAAATGGAGTTCAAAACTACATGAAATAT GCAGACGCTAAGTtaagggaggaggagaaacgTGCACTACGATATTTAGAGACGAGACGTGAATGTAACTCTGTTCAGGCA CTTATGGAATGCTGTGTGAATGCACTGGTGACCTCATTCAAGGAGACCATCTTGGCAGAATGTCCAGGAATGATCAAACGTAATGAGACTGACA AGCTACACCTGATGTTCTCCCTGATGGATAAAGTTCCCAGTGGAATCGAGCCCATGTTAAAGGACCTGGAGGAACACATCATCAGTGCTGGGCTAGCCGACATGGTCGCAGCTGCTGAGACCATCACAACT GACTCCGAGAAGTATGTGGAGCAACTTCTCACACTTTTCAACCGCTTTAGTAAACTTGTGAAGGAGGCCTTCCAAGATGACCCTCGATTCCTCACAGCTCGAGACAAA GCGTACAAAGCTGTCGTGAATGATGCCACGATATTTAAGCTGGAATTGCCTATGAAACAGAAAGG AGTGGGTCTCAAAACACAGCCCGAGTCCAAATGTCCAGAGCTGCTGGCCAACTACTGCGACATGCTGCTAAGGAAGACGCCACTGAGCAAGAAGCTCACCTCTGAGGAGATCGAGCTGAAGCTCAAAGAAGTG TTACTGGTGCTGAAATACGTCCAGAACAAGGATGTGTTCATGAGATACCATAAAGCTCACCTGACAAGGAGACTCATCCTGGACATCTCGGCAGACAGTGAGATAGAGGAGAACATGGTTGAGTGGCTCAGG GAGGTTGGTATGCCTGCTGATTATGTTAACAAGCTGGCTAGAATGTTCCAGGACATTAAAGTCTCTGAAGATCTAAACCAGGTCTTCAAGGAGATGCATAAACACAACAAGCTTGCTTTACCAG CGGACTCTGTTAACATAAAGATCTTGAACGCTGGCGCATGGTCTCGCAGCTCGGAGAAGGTATTTGTGTCGCTGCCAACTGAGCTGGAGGACCTCATTCCTGAAGTGGAAGATTTCTACAAGAAGAACCACAGTGGCAGGAAGCTCCACTGGCACCATCTCATGTCTAATGGCATT ATCACATTTAAGAATGAAGTGGGCCAGTATGACCTGGAGGTTACGACCTTCCAACTGGCTGTTCTCTTTGCCTGGAACCAAAGGCCCAGGGAGAAGATCAGCTTTGAGAACCTGAAGCTTGCCACTGAGCTTCCCGACGCGGAGCTGAGACGCACCCTCTGG tCTCTTGTTGCCTTCCCAAAACTCAAACGGCAAGTCTTGTCTTATGAACCCCAGGTGAACTCGCCCAAAGACTTCACGGACAGTACTTTGTTCTTTGTTAACCAGGAGTTCTCCTTGAT aAAAAATTCCAAGGTTCAGAAGAGGGGGAAGATTAACCTAATTGGCCGTCTACAGTTAActacagagagaatgagagaggaggagaacgaAGGTATCGTGCAGCTTAGGATATTAAGAACCCAG GAAGCCATCATTCAGATCATGAAGATGCGAAAGAAGATCACCAACGCCCAGCTGCAGACGGAGCTGGTGGAGATCTTGAAGAACATGTTCCTTCCCCAGAAGAAGATGATCAAGGAGCAGATCGAGTGGCTTATCGAGCACAAGTACATCAAACGAGATGAGTCGGACATCAACACCTTCATCTACATGGCGTAG